From Patescibacteria group bacterium, the proteins below share one genomic window:
- a CDS encoding GNAT family N-acetyltransferase translates to MEPKVSIIIRTCNLGQFLADAIRSVQDQSFPDWETIVLDDASTDNTETVAEDLAANDLRISYVRNQTRLGRARNLNHGLSLAQGEYIAILDGDDMWNDKEKLLCQINILDRDPEIVLVAGHAAEINETAQRIVRRCAVPWHDDRRIRERLLIENIIPHSTVCYRRAHALKAGGYDESLAYTEDYEFWLRLGLLGKLCILPATFCYFRLHGNNVSIVKRKQLLRETLKVIIRYRAHYPHYVLGCLNRLVMLMASVIPSSLRHFLSSLISFQKLRLRLWDTIQLKHAPAAPSVFANSTSQNGYRIMRITDLSAITPQMQDAWNHCVVQSNAGSAFQTFRWIKTWWEHFGNDKKLFVLLAVNDKNDICALFPGMIVTQRWLPKIRRTLSFIGTPLNDIADVPHLAESVNALDLICNYIANSRFEWDMVRIKELPENSVFLHKIRSHPAFVRQHIGSTNLQLFIPQPTLENTAQKIRQLSKKHLNQEMKKLQKLGDIKITLNHGDAEKHWLFDLFCELQAKRCRQTSFSSPMQNPLLRRFWHALIDAFSNSDIVRCATLQLNKEIIAIQWHFATAMRMSLYLTTFDPTYHIYSPSLLLMRAIINSFYQSGEFAIYDFGRGDEAYKRRFAESDTKNFEFIAAPDSPLYIYYIRTLSKCKNILKKIKILVHFMRLAKKFASQSVHVLSATALRTELKNILRVIIFAGVYYSGVSWLYAKLTPQRARIICYHRIPTQPTDAHLDISLETYTRQMEYLSTNFQIVTLAKIATAIQDQRPFPARAAVVTFDDGTKDWAQNVLSILANLRIPATFFISTGFIDYGTILYSHGCTAAPAITSGDVQILKQSPWAAIGAHTHDHPRLSKLDEHKAAQEILKSKQELERQIQAPIDLFAYPFGKSEDFTTLTREILRAAGFRAACTIEERTASCHDDPYEIPRIVIFDEPLWMFKVRVSGILDDIIHIWKKYVHRERNLNNI, encoded by the coding sequence ATGGAACCAAAAGTGAGTATTATTATCAGAACGTGCAATTTAGGACAGTTTCTCGCTGACGCGATACGAAGCGTCCAAGATCAATCCTTTCCCGATTGGGAAACGATTGTGCTCGATGATGCTTCAACGGATAACACAGAAACAGTAGCAGAAGATCTTGCCGCAAACGATCTCCGGATCAGTTATGTCCGAAATCAAACGCGCCTTGGAAGAGCGCGAAATTTGAACCATGGACTTTCGCTCGCCCAAGGTGAATATATTGCCATCCTTGACGGAGACGATATGTGGAATGATAAGGAAAAACTTTTATGCCAAATTAATATCCTCGATCGTGATCCTGAGATAGTCCTTGTCGCTGGACATGCGGCCGAGATCAATGAGACGGCACAGCGCATCGTCCGCAGGTGTGCTGTGCCGTGGCACGACGACAGACGAATACGCGAACGACTCCTGATTGAAAATATCATCCCTCACAGCACCGTTTGTTATCGCCGCGCTCATGCCCTAAAGGCAGGCGGGTACGATGAATCTCTCGCCTATACGGAAGACTATGAATTCTGGTTGAGACTGGGATTGCTTGGAAAATTATGCATATTGCCGGCAACTTTCTGTTACTTTCGTTTGCATGGAAATAATGTCAGCATTGTGAAACGAAAACAATTGCTTCGGGAAACACTCAAAGTGATAATCCGGTATCGTGCGCACTATCCCCATTATGTATTGGGGTGTCTCAACCGTCTCGTCATGTTAATGGCAAGTGTCATTCCTTCTTCTTTGCGGCATTTTTTGTCATCTTTGATCAGTTTTCAAAAGCTCCGGCTCAGACTATGGGACACCATCCAACTGAAACACGCGCCAGCCGCTCCATCAGTGTTCGCAAACTCCACATCACAAAATGGCTATCGCATCATGCGCATCACTGATCTTTCCGCAATAACACCTCAAATGCAGGACGCTTGGAATCATTGCGTAGTACAAAGCAACGCCGGCAGCGCATTCCAAACGTTTCGCTGGATAAAAACCTGGTGGGAACATTTCGGAAATGACAAAAAATTATTTGTGCTTCTGGCCGTCAACGACAAAAATGATATTTGCGCGCTTTTCCCGGGCATGATAGTCACGCAACGCTGGCTACCCAAAATCCGGCGCACGCTCTCTTTTATTGGAACTCCGCTTAATGATATAGCAGATGTTCCTCATCTTGCTGAAAGTGTGAACGCGCTTGACTTAATATGCAATTATATCGCAAATTCACGATTTGAATGGGATATGGTACGGATTAAAGAACTGCCAGAAAATTCCGTTTTTTTGCATAAAATACGAAGCCATCCGGCTTTTGTCCGCCAGCACATAGGATCTACGAATCTCCAATTGTTCATCCCGCAGCCGACACTAGAGAATACAGCACAAAAAATCAGACAGCTCTCAAAAAAACACTTGAACCAAGAGATGAAGAAACTGCAAAAACTGGGAGACATTAAAATTACACTTAATCACGGCGATGCCGAAAAACATTGGCTCTTTGATCTCTTTTGCGAACTACAGGCTAAACGCTGCCGGCAAACATCCTTTTCCTCACCCATGCAGAATCCTCTCCTGCGCCGTTTCTGGCATGCGCTCATTGACGCGTTCTCGAACTCAGATATTGTGCGCTGCGCTACGTTACAATTGAATAAAGAGATAATCGCAATCCAGTGGCACTTCGCGACTGCCATGAGGATGTCATTGTACCTCACAACGTTTGATCCTACCTACCACATCTACTCGCCGTCGCTCTTACTTATGCGCGCCATCATTAATTCTTTCTATCAATCCGGAGAGTTTGCGATATATGATTTCGGTCGAGGAGATGAGGCGTATAAACGCCGTTTTGCGGAGAGTGATACAAAAAACTTTGAATTTATAGCAGCACCGGATTCGCCGCTCTATATTTATTACATCCGAACTCTCTCCAAGTGCAAAAATATTCTTAAAAAAATCAAAATTCTTGTTCACTTTATGCGGCTGGCAAAAAAGTTTGCCTCCCAAAGCGTGCACGTCTTATCTGCCACGGCGCTGCGGACTGAATTAAAAAATATATTACGCGTTATTATCTTCGCTGGCGTCTACTATTCCGGTGTCTCCTGGCTTTATGCCAAACTCACTCCGCAACGAGCAAGGATCATCTGCTATCACCGCATCCCTACCCAGCCAACCGATGCACATCTTGATATTTCACTCGAGACATACACACGTCAGATGGAATACTTATCAACAAATTTTCAAATCGTTACCCTTGCGAAAATTGCGACAGCGATACAAGATCAACGTCCGTTTCCCGCGCGTGCAGCAGTGGTGACATTCGATGACGGAACAAAAGATTGGGCTCAAAATGTCCTGTCCATACTTGCAAATTTGCGCATCCCGGCCACCTTCTTTATTTCTACGGGCTTCATCGATTATGGAACAATTCTGTATTCACACGGCTGCACCGCGGCGCCCGCCATTACCAGCGGCGATGTGCAAATCCTGAAACAATCACCCTGGGCCGCAATTGGAGCGCACACGCACGATCACCCACGTCTTTCGAAGCTGGACGAACATAAAGCAGCGCAAGAAATACTTAAATCAAAACAAGAGCTTGAGCGACAGATCCAAGCGCCGATCGATTTATTCGCCTACCCTTTTGGTAAATCAGAAGATTTTACTACCCTGACCAGAGAGATCCTCCGGGCCGCTGGATTCCGTGCTGCCTGCACCATCGAAGAACGCACTGCATCCTGCCACGACGACCCTTACGAGATTCCGCGTATCGTGATATTTGATGAACCATTATGGATGTTCAAAGTTCGTGTCTCGGGAATACTTGACGACATAATACATATATGGAAAAAATATGTTCATCGTGAACGAAATTTAAATAATATCTAG
- a CDS encoding O-antigen ligase family protein has protein sequence MPYVIMLLFLSISPLLFRYPHHAFLALLILRNIADVMSDVPLISLGGMTINLAGLIGLFFIGWSMWYFFQFRPILLTRDLAFPAIFILICTASVFTSLDPVKSAQDLIKFVNLVCIFIIAYDFCKTMPRYTALISVLASAIIIPATAGLVQLARGTGLSVDIQNRLMGTYVHPNSFAFALVIAISSWVILSFLASRQNPLISPSDKKLMSRLSCLPYPLILATLGILLLLTYTRGAWIGIAIILLAYFLCFHVKKTIIIIALIAFTVFAFPHISDMIFAATGYDMTRSQVIQRLHPPSDETDSFMWRLRSWKEVSVKLHGMPIFGYGPAMYAQVRESTVSYLTDIGTEAHNDYLRLALETGYLGAASYFLFFIANLIQCIQGVRTARFLLDKKIYIVVAATITAFLIMSISDNILRSTPVNWLLWALMGGTTGMIHAKKHEAQRLLNQLSISA, from the coding sequence ATGCCATACGTTATCATGCTTTTATTCTTGAGCATATCCCCTCTCCTTTTCCGATATCCCCATCATGCCTTCCTCGCGCTTCTCATCCTGCGCAATATCGCCGATGTGATGAGCGATGTGCCTTTGATCAGTCTGGGAGGGATGACCATTAATCTTGCCGGCCTCATCGGACTATTTTTTATCGGATGGAGTATGTGGTATTTTTTTCAATTCCGGCCAATTCTCCTGACTCGCGATCTCGCCTTCCCTGCAATTTTTATCCTTATATGCACCGCGAGCGTGTTTACTTCCCTCGATCCGGTAAAAAGCGCGCAAGATCTTATTAAATTCGTAAATCTCGTCTGCATTTTTATAATTGCCTACGATTTCTGTAAAACGATGCCGCGTTACACCGCGCTCATCAGCGTCCTCGCATCTGCCATTATCATACCAGCTACGGCAGGACTCGTACAACTCGCGCGCGGCACCGGACTTTCTGTTGATATCCAGAACCGTCTTATGGGTACGTACGTGCACCCTAATTCGTTTGCTTTCGCCCTCGTCATTGCCATTTCCTCTTGGGTGATCCTGAGTTTCCTGGCATCACGACAAAATCCGCTCATCTCGCCATCTGATAAAAAATTAATGTCCCGGCTTTCGTGTCTTCCTTATCCCCTCATCCTTGCCACGCTGGGGATATTGCTGCTTCTTACTTACACGCGAGGCGCCTGGATTGGCATCGCCATTATTCTTCTCGCTTATTTTCTCTGCTTTCATGTAAAGAAAACAATAATTATAATAGCATTAATCGCCTTTACCGTTTTCGCTTTCCCCCATATCTCCGACATGATCTTCGCCGCTACTGGTTATGACATGACTCGCAGCCAAGTCATCCAGCGGCTACACCCACCTTCTGATGAAACTGATTCCTTTATGTGGCGCCTGCGCTCTTGGAAAGAAGTATCAGTAAAATTGCACGGCATGCCGATCTTCGGCTATGGCCCGGCCATGTATGCACAGGTGCGCGAGAGCACGGTAAGCTATCTCACTGACATCGGCACCGAAGCGCATAACGACTATCTCCGCCTGGCGCTGGAAACCGGATACCTGGGCGCCGCGAGTTATTTCCTCTTCTTCATCGCCAATCTCATACAGTGCATACAAGGAGTCCGCACGGCGCGTTTTCTGCTGGATAAAAAAATATACATAGTAGTTGCTGCTACCATTACCGCCTTCCTGATCATGAGCATCTCTGATAATATTTTAAGAAGCACGCCAGTAAACTGGCTATTATGGGCGCTTATGGGCGGCACGACAGGCATGATACACGCGAAAAAACACGAAGCTCAACGATTACTTAATCAACTTAGTATCTCAGCATAA
- a CDS encoding glycosyltransferase, whose amino-acid sequence MRILQVNKFYFEQGGAERYMFALSSLLETHGHDVIPFAMASGRDKQYPLNRYFVSKIITERPQGGWEGLRTVGRVLWSREAATKLDALLTHYPIDIAHLHNIYHQISPSILPVLKKHGIPIVMTLHDFHLVSPAYNLYAHGGYCEHAKGSRFFNSFIHRCVKSSYFASAVCAFELWIHHTLRLYERYVDAFIVPSEFMARTLQEWGFQPRRLEVIPNFIDAKEFLPTQDIGDAMLYVGRLSEEKGIHILLESVKQLPDVSFIIAGSGPLERLVRDCAANCLNLRFLGQVPHCELARLYVQARAVIVPSLACEVFPMVILEAGAAGRPVIAFDKGGINEIIEDGYNGKLISNEHDNEMLLCAIKEMEENMAHCLQLGINARTKINNLFNTKFHINKIIKLYSSLL is encoded by the coding sequence ATGCGTATACTCCAAGTAAACAAATTTTATTTCGAACAAGGAGGGGCAGAACGCTACATGTTCGCGCTTTCATCCCTGCTTGAAACGCATGGACACGATGTCATTCCTTTTGCTATGGCTTCAGGAAGAGATAAGCAATATCCACTTAATAGATATTTTGTTTCTAAAATTATTACGGAACGACCACAAGGGGGGTGGGAAGGATTGCGCACCGTTGGGCGGGTATTGTGGTCGAGAGAAGCGGCAACAAAGCTTGATGCGTTGCTTACGCACTATCCTATTGACATTGCGCATCTGCATAATATTTATCATCAGATTTCTCCTTCTATATTGCCGGTTTTAAAAAAACATGGTATACCGATTGTCATGACACTCCATGATTTTCATCTTGTATCACCGGCGTATAACTTATATGCACATGGGGGATATTGCGAACATGCAAAAGGCAGCCGTTTTTTTAATTCCTTCATCCATCGTTGCGTGAAATCCTCTTACTTCGCCAGCGCAGTATGCGCGTTTGAGCTGTGGATTCATCATACCTTAAGGTTATATGAACGGTATGTGGATGCCTTTATTGTACCCAGTGAATTTATGGCGCGTACACTGCAAGAGTGGGGATTTCAGCCAAGGCGCCTTGAGGTTATTCCGAATTTTATTGACGCTAAAGAGTTTTTACCTACGCAGGACATCGGGGATGCTATGCTCTATGTAGGCAGGTTGTCGGAAGAAAAAGGTATACATATATTGCTCGAGTCAGTGAAACAGTTGCCAGATGTGTCATTCATTATTGCCGGAAGCGGTCCCTTGGAGCGCCTCGTGCGCGACTGTGCCGCAAATTGCCTGAATCTTCGTTTTCTGGGGCAGGTCCCGCACTGTGAGCTTGCCCGATTATATGTTCAAGCGAGGGCGGTAATAGTGCCTTCACTCGCGTGTGAAGTTTTCCCCATGGTGATTCTTGAAGCAGGAGCAGCTGGGAGGCCAGTCATCGCATTCGATAAAGGAGGTATCAATGAGATTATTGAGGATGGTTATAATGGCAAATTGATATCGAACGAGCATGATAATGAGATGTTATTGTGTGCCATAAAGGAGATGGAGGAGAATATGGCACATTGCTTGCAGCTAGGCATAAATGCGAGGACTAAAATTAATAATCTTTTTAATACTAAATTTCATATTAATAAAATTATTAAACTCTATTCTTCATTATTATAG
- a CDS encoding class I SAM-dependent methyltransferase has product MNFHSRFVLYNLEKKLSDQLRTISSEGREQMYAKVYRGFFDMAKQIEGWEGDAEIKENAAKELQKLNLLRHLVHPNTTFIEFGAGDCALALAVARFAGYVYATETTNMLPNNVALPSNFELILVPLQENLLKRESMDLAYSNQFIEHLHPDDAKEHIKKVYLLLRMGGRYLCMTPNKLTGPHDISRYFTSTPTGFHLKEYSFKELIKLFRDNGFSELITYIGGKGYYMRCNINVVLFIERLFSKLPLKIRQNFPLGGVLNVRIMGVK; this is encoded by the coding sequence ATGAACTTTCATTCTCGTTTTGTCTTATATAATTTAGAAAAAAAGCTGTCTGATCAGTTACGTACTATCTCATCTGAGGGTCGTGAACAAATGTATGCAAAAGTATATCGCGGTTTTTTTGACATGGCGAAACAAATTGAAGGATGGGAGGGAGATGCAGAGATAAAGGAAAATGCAGCTAAAGAATTACAAAAATTAAATCTATTGAGACACCTTGTGCATCCAAACACAACATTCATTGAATTTGGTGCGGGTGATTGTGCACTCGCATTGGCGGTAGCTCGATTTGCAGGATATGTTTATGCCACTGAGACGACCAATATGCTACCCAATAATGTAGCTCTTCCTTCAAATTTTGAGCTCATACTTGTGCCATTACAAGAAAATTTATTAAAACGGGAGAGTATGGATCTCGCATACAGCAATCAATTCATTGAGCACCTTCATCCTGATGATGCAAAGGAGCATATAAAAAAGGTATATTTATTGTTGCGTATGGGCGGGAGATATCTTTGCATGACCCCCAATAAACTGACAGGGCCTCATGATATTTCTCGATACTTTACATCGACGCCAACCGGATTTCATTTAAAAGAATATTCATTTAAAGAGCTTATAAAATTATTTAGAGATAACGGATTCAGTGAACTAATTACCTACATAGGAGGAAAGGGATATTATATGCGTTGTAATATCAATGTAGTACTTTTTATTGAGCGATTGTTTAGTAAGTTGCCGTTAAAGATACGTCAGAATTTTCCATTAGGGGGAGTTCTTAATGTAAGGATTATGGGAGTTAAGTAA